A genomic stretch from Solenopsis invicta isolate M01_SB chromosome 15, UNIL_Sinv_3.0, whole genome shotgun sequence includes:
- the LOC105207726 gene encoding cuticle protein 18.7 — translation MKRFVIVLLSLVSLASAKPAFLSVPLTYAAPLVPATQIGINNGAPDDPEVTAAHDDERTRVANEAARSVVGLLRGRQSSSLVRYDAPPILTSSAPLGADGRVVDTPEVAVAKAAHATAHVNERINLANEVARSGGGALDSPDDVDNSSDGRILDASKVTATHANEKTDQTNEAATSGDSLIRVNSRVVPLVLGNGVVAALVRVGPDGRPLDVPEVVARGEGNLANDVRSVDALAVAGPALAYGRLIY, via the coding sequence ATGAAGCGTTTCGTGATCGTACTACTCAGTTTGGTAAGCCTGGCCTCAGCCAAACCCGCTTTTCTGTCCGTACCCTTGACGTACGCGGCACCCCTGGTACCCGCTACGCAAATTGGTATCAACAACGGAGCACCGGACGATCCTGAAGTCACGGCCGCGCACGACGACGAGAGGACGAGGGTGGCGAACGAAGCTGCGAGATCGGTTGTTGGATTGTTACGAGGACGACAATCGTCCTCCCTCGTTCGCTACGATGCACCGCCAATTCTGACGTCCTCCGCGCCTCTCGGCGCCGACGGCAGGGTCGTGGACACGCCGGAAGTCGCGGTCGCGAAGGCGGCTCACGCGACCGCGCACGTCAACGAGAGGATCAACCTGGCGAACGAGGTTGCAAGGTCCGGTGGTGGCGCACTGGATTCGCCTGACGACGTCGACAACAGTTCGGACGGCAGAATCTTGGACGCATCAAAAGTCACGGCCACCCACGCAAATGAGAAGACCGACCAGACAAATGAAGCTGCGACGTCCGGCGATTCTCTTATACGCGTGAACAGCCGTGTGGTGCCGTTGGTGCTCGGCAACGGCGTCGTCGCTGCCCTGGTGCGCGTCGGCCCCGACGGCAGGCCGCTGGATGTGCCGGAAGTGGTCGCGCGCGGCGAAGGGAATCTGGCGAACGACGTGAGGTCCGTCGACGCTCTGGCAGTCGCCGGTCCGGCGCTCGCTTACGGCAGATTGATTTACTAA
- the LOC105207835 gene encoding uncharacterized protein LOC105207835 yields MKVLIVLSAVLACAFANSPLFYANLVPGAPIGVDGRVVDTAEVALAKAEHAAAHINERINLAAEAVKSAHHVLAYIAPSNAAVVDNVQLVQPVAVTTKLVPGAPIGPDGRVVDTPEVALAKAEHAAAHINEKLSHHEEAVRSAYYEQPVILDRVQRVARLLLLSLNPAPKDTRPWIVMRGLIFLLATAVTCRAAYVGSSPYEGGLVHQQVRPTYAPPAPVGEDGNVIDTPEVAQAKAAHFAEFAKAAARAAQAPDKNQQHYSGYNPQISSPRYSYPAVQPTSAPYLRQASYQQPTPIYQTANHVSAPIYAPVDHHQQPLQYEARANFVGQKNYALPAKTTTFVPAPLAEDGTVVDTPEVAALKAARLAELAEAEAQAYKHANEHPNEEQGQVSAYSGPPAGPAPINLGHYGGSRAFPGTQPYATQQVFNPSSGFQPHHYQSQHLIGAF; encoded by the exons ATGAAGGTCTTG ATTGTTCTTTCCGCCGTCCTGGCTTGCGCCTTTGCCAATTCGCCGCTGTTCTACGCTAATTTGGTGCCTGGTGCTCCGATTGGCGTGGATGGCCGGGTAGTCGACACCGCGGAAGTCGCGTTGGCCAAGGCCGAGCACGCGGCCGCTCACATCAACGAGAGAATCAATTTGGCCGCGGAAGCCGTCAAGTCGGCCCACCACGTGCTCGCTTACATCGCGCCGTCCAACGCCGCCGTAGTCGATAACGTGCAGCTGGTGCAACCGGTCGCAGTGACGACGAAGCTGGTCCCCGGCGCACCGATCGGTCCCGACGGCCGCGTCGTCGACACGCCGGAAGTCGCCCTCGCTAAGGCGGAACACGCGGCGGCGCATATCAACGAGAAGCTCAGCCACCACGAAGAAGCTGTGAGATCGGCTTACTACGAGCAGCCGGTCATCCTGGATCGCGTCCAGCGCGTCGCTCGTTTATTACTACTATCGTTGAACCCGGCTC CGAAGGATACACGCCCCTGGATCGTCATGAGAGGCCTG ATTTTTCTGCTCGCCACGGCGGTGACTTGTAGAGCCGCATACGTCGGTTCGTCTCCGTATGAGGGTGGCTTGGTTCATCAACAGGTCAGGCCGACCTACGCGCCGCCCGCTCCAGTCGGCGAAGATGGCAATGTCATCGACACGCCGGAAGTGGCGCAGGCGAAGGCCGCGCACTTTGCCGAATTCGCGAAGGCTGCCGCCCGTGCGGCCCAGGCGCCAGATAAGAATCAGCAACATTATTCCGGTTACAATCCGCAGATCTCGTCGCCCAGGTACAGCTACCCGGCCGTTCAGCCGACCTCGGCGCCTTATCTGAGACAGGCCAGCTACCAGCAGCCTACTCCGATCTATCAGACGGCCAATCACGTGTCGGCACCTATCTACGCTCCGGTAGATCATCACCAGCAACCCCTGCAATACGAGGCACGGGCCAACTTTGTGGGCCAGAAGAACTACGCGCTGCCGGCGAAGACCACCACCTTCGTACCAGCGCCACTGGCCGAGGACGGCACAGTCGTGGACACGCCGGAAGTGGCGGCCCTGAAGGCAGCCAGACTGGCCGAACTCGCCGAGGCGGAGGCCCAGGCTTATAAGCACGCGAACGAACATCCGAACGAGGAGCAGGGTCAAG TTTCAGCTTATTCTGGACCACCGGCCGGTCCCGCTCCCATCAACCTGGGGCACTATGGTGGTTCGCGGGCATTCCCAGGAACTCAGCCGTACGCCACGCAGCAGGTATTCAATCCGTCGTCAGGTTTCCAACCTCATCACTATCAGTCCCAACATCTGATAGGGGCCTTCTGA
- the LOC105207720 gene encoding uncharacterized protein LOC105207720 yields the protein MQEGEHHDTAGRGCTRPRAYINVSWRVVSRRGYTVGAADTIAMRSEIIFVIYYLFGCGFAKPPVFLSYQDSLGQYSFGYSAPGSARSEVRTSNGATRGSYSYVDETGVIQTAQYFADSENGFQVIATNLPQAPLPVQDTPEVMAARTEHLQALELAAKRDEEAQHREENRVNASEKKIGESQSDGNLSKTLEQPGTKIAETSQNGKEQKALENTKNIELKDSDETLQAVASRNGIDKASEKSAQKEFVEGVSQEIVDGANIPAIPLIFSRVLSSQAPGQHAIPIFRISYGNYELEPSVIPESSIAEGASGVITPAATALKSAMPIQTEGAATLVAPKKEQPSSQRTTEQIRAVNPVSIAPISAIPRPNVIRYVASTPFHYVAYVL from the exons ATGCAGGAGGGCGAGCATCACGACACCGCAGGGCGTGGTTGCACGCGACCGCGTGCGTATATAAACGTGTCCTGGCGTGTCGTGTCGCGTCGAGGATATACCGTAGGTGCCGCCGACACGATCGCCATGAGGAGCGAAATC atttttgttatttactatttGTTCGGCTGCGGCTTCGCTAAGCCGCCGGTGTTCCTCAGCTATCAGGACAGCCTGGGCCAATACAGTTTCGGCTACAGCGCGCCAGGATCAGCCAGGTCGGAGGTCAGAACGTCCAACGGCGCGACCAGAGGCAGTTACAGCTACGTCGACGAGACCGGTGTCATCCAGACCGCGCAATACTTCGCCGATAGTGAAAATGGGTTCCAGGTGATCGCGACGAATCTGCCGCAGGCGCCGCTTCCGGTTCAGGACACGCCGGAAGTGATGGCCGCGCGCACAGAGCATCTCCAGGCCCTGGAACTGGCGGCCAAGAGGGACGAGGAGGCTCAGCATCGCGAGGAGAATCGGGTGAATGCGAGCGAGAAGAAGATCGGGGAGAGCCAAAGTGACGGGAATCTTTCTAAGACGCTGGAACAACCGGGAACCAAGATCGCGGAGACTTCACAGAATGGAAAGGAGCAGAAAGCATTGGAGAACACGAAGAATATCGAACTGAAGGACAGCGACGAGACTCTGCAGGCGGTCGCTTCGAGAAACGGCATTGACAAGGCGAGCGAGAAGAGCGCGCAAAAG GAATTCGTTGAAGGAGTATCGCAGGAGATTGTCGACGGCGCAAATATCCCAGCGATCCCATTAATCTTCTCACGCGTGCTCTCGTCTCAGGCGCCGGGACAACACGCGATACCGATATTTCGGATCTCCTATGGGAACTACGAGCTCGAGCCTTCCGTCATACCGGAGTCATCGATCGCTGAAG GTGCTTCCGGCGTGATCACGCCAGCGGCAACAGCCTTGAAGAGCGCAATGCCGATCCAGACCGAGGGAGCAGCTACGCTGGTAGCTCCGAAGAAGGAACAACCATCGTCGCAACGTACGACCGAACAGATTCGCGCCGTCAATCCTGTGTCGATCGCACCGATTAGCGCAATCCCGAGGCCGAATGTCATCAGATACGTAGCGTCCACACCCTTCCACTATGTCGCCTACGTTTTGTAA